GGTTGAGACACGTGTATACTCCCCGCACACCACTCAAAAGAGCAGCGTTCTCGGCGTTTCACATTTAGGGTTGGTGTAGGTTTTCGCTTAGCTTTTTGCTACTGCCATACCATGGTATTCGGCAATCGCCTTCTGGTATCGACTCACATGTTGATATTTATCCTGCCAAGATCTGACGCCTCCCCGGACGCTTCCCGCCTCGGTCGTTCCCCAAAAACCTGCGAACTCATCGGGGAGTTCGCGACTGTCGGGTACAGAGAACCAAAGGCGAAAAAGGTGTCGGCGCAGGTCAGGGTCGGGGTAGTCCTCATATGACGACCGGGCGTGGTAGAGGATGTGGTTGTTTACCAGCTGTAGGTCCCCTGGCTCAAGGTTCATCTCGAGGTACATATCCGGATTGGACGCAATCTCACTGACGCGATCGACTGCTCGTCTCTGTTCGGGAGAGAGATTCACCGACGGGAGTGATCCGGCATGGATGATGCGAGCGCGATAAAAGTGGCTCGTAAAAAGCCCATTCTTCCATCCAAAAACCGGAGTGTTATAGACATGCGCGTCTGGGGGGGCACTGCCTAAAGAAGCGAACGGAAGCATTGAATAGAGCACCTCCAACAAATCTGGGTCCTCCATTGCCAATCGATTGTGAATTTCGATCGAGCTACACAACCTGCTCTGTCCGCCCACGGCGGCAGATCGCCTGCAGAAAAGAGCAACCACGTCACACGGATCAATGTGAAATTGGATTTCTTCA
This genomic window from Allorhizobium ampelinum S4 contains:
- a CDS encoding TauD/TfdA family dioxygenase, with amino-acid sequence MAANEIAANIVTNAVGWRRADTRDPSAWTYTISNAEREEIEVAFAQASESGLDTHELTHKEFPLPNFGLRLHSLTKELENGLGFRLIKGLPINDKDEAGARLISWGLGLYIGVALPQNSDGALIHDVRDRGETSAATLRGNGTSEEIQFHIDPCDVVALFCRRSAAVGGQSRLCSSIEIHNRLAMEDPDLLEVLYSMLPFASLGSAPPDAHVYNTPVFGWKNGLFTSHFYRARIIHAGSLPSVNLSPEQRRAVDRVSEIASNPDMYLEMNLEPGDLQLVNNHILYHARSSYEDYPDPDLRRHLFRLWFSVPDSRELPDEFAGFWGTTEAGSVRGGVRSWQDKYQHVSRYQKAIAEYHGMAVAKS